A window of the Lactuca sativa cultivar Salinas chromosome 5, Lsat_Salinas_v11, whole genome shotgun sequence genome harbors these coding sequences:
- the LOC111889383 gene encoding fructokinase-like 1, chloroplastic: MAILQILPSPPSFRSTPCFRSLPTILIPRASINGDHTVSTAPQPARRGRKKSTSTTTTTPTKSSSRMKKSESEVNRIEKEEDLQDFDDGIDFPYEDPPLICCFGAAQKQFVPTVRVSDQQMHPDMYSEWKMLQWDPPEFARAPGGPPSNVAIAHVRLGGRAAFIGKVGDDDLGQQLVLMMNKEKVQTRGVKIDPKEKTGCAYMKITFDGKGKMKAEKVKDAAEDSFMSSELNLSVLKEARMFHFNSEVLLSESMKSSLFKAISWSKKFGSLIFFDMNLPLPLWKSRHETRKVIKDSWEQADIIEVSKQELEFLLDEHYHEQRRNYQPQYYAESHQETKDNTKDFYHYTKDEIAPLWHDKLKFLFVTDGTLRLHYYAPDFDGVVVGTEDVLITPFTCDRTGSGDAVVAGILRKLTSFPEMYWNQDVLERQLRFAIAAGIISQWTIGDVRGFPTESATQNLKEQVYVPSMW; encoded by the exons ATGGCGATTCTTCAAATCCTTCCTTCACCACCATCCTTCCGCTCCACTCCCTGCTTCCGTTCCTTGCCCACAATTCTCATACCCCGAGCATCCATTAATGGCGACCACACTGTCTCCACCGCGCCACAACCCGCTCGCCGTGGCCGGAAAAAATCCACCTCTACAACGACAACTACTCCCACTAAAAGCTCCAGTCGCATGAAGAAATCAGAATCAGAAGTAAACAGaattgaaaaagaagaagatttaCAGGATTTTGATGACGGGATTGATTTCCCTTACGAAGACCCTCCTCTGATATGCTGCTTCGGAGCTGCACAGAAGCAATTTGTTCCAACGGTTAGGGTATCGGATCAGCAAATGCACCCGGACATGTACTCCGAGTGGAAAATGCTGCAGTGGGACCCGCCGGAGTTTGCAAGAGCGCCTGGCGGACCTCCTTCTAATGTGGCTATAGCTCACGTAAGACTTGGGGGCAGGGCAGCGTTCATAGGAAAGGTAGGGGATGATGATTTAGGTCAGCAGCTTGTTTTGATGATGAATAAGGAAAAAGTGCAAACTAGAGGTGTAAAAATCGATCCAAAAGAGAAAACTGGTTGTGCTTATATGAAGATTACGTTTGATGGGAAGGGCAAGATGAAAGCTGAGAAGGTTAAAGATGCAGCTGAGGACTCTTTCATGAGTTCTGAATTGAACCTTTCAGTGCTCAAAGAG GCGAGAATGTTCCACTTCAATTCGGAAGTCCTTTTATCCGAGTCAATGAAATCCTCCTTATTCAAAGCAATCTCATGGTCAAAAAAATTCGGAAGCCTAATATTCTTCGACATGAATCTCCCATTACCACTATGGAAATCCCGGCATGAAACCCGGAAAGTAATCAAGGATTCCTGGGAACAAGCTGACATCATCGAAGTCAGCAAACAAGAACTTGAATTCCTACTAGACGAACACTACCACGAACAAAGAAGAAACTACCAACCTCAATACTACGCGGAATCCCACCAAGAAACAAAAGATAACACGAAAGATTTTTACCACTACACAAAAGACGAAATCGCCCCTCTATGGCACGATAAATTAAAATTCTTGTTTGTGACGGATGGAACGCTTCGGCTTCATTATTACGCCCCGGATTTTGATGGGGTTGTGGTGGGGACGGAGGACGTGTTGATTACACCGTTTACTTGTGATAGAACGGGGTCCGGGGATGCGGTTGTTGCGGGTATTTTGAGAAAATTGACGAGCTTTCCGGAGATGTATTGGAATCAAGATGTGTTGGAAAGGCAACTCCGGTTTGCGATTGCGGCCGGAATCATATCGCAGTGGACGATTGGGGATGTGAGAGGTTTTCCAACAGAAAGTGCTACTCAAAATTTGAAAGAACAGGTTTATGTGCCTTCAATGTGGTAG